DNA from Chitinophaga pendula:
TACAAGGGGGGTAATAGATGCTTTGTATTCTGACCAGCCAGATGATGAAAACCTGCATGACGACATAGCTAGTGCCTTACGTCAACTGAACGAGAGGGAAAGGCAAATGATAGAGCTGTACGCAGAGCTAGGCAGTACCAGAAAGGTAAGCGAGAAAACCAAAATCCCGGTTACCACCGTTCACACTGCATTAGTAAACGCCCGGAAGGTTATTAAATCCCACTTGAACAAATCCTTATAGAATGGATCACCTTATGTTAATCGTTGGGCCTTCCGCCCTTGCATGGCTATTTGTAAACGTCCTTCAGTTCCCGCGAATTATTAAGCGGGCAATGTGGGGCGATGATGTCAGGAAATGGAGACAGCTAAAACCCATCGACTGTGATCTTTGCTTGTCTTTCTGGTTTGGCATCGGCCAGGCTATTTATTTCCGAACAGATCCCCTAATAAGCACTTATATAGGATGTGCAGCCGCAATACTCACAATTTTTATAAACAAATTTCTTAATAAATGAAGTTTACAGACGAGCATATAGCCTTACTGGATGAATACATGCCTATATGGGTACGACTGCGGGACGCCCACTATGTCCGTAATATGGAGGGTCGCATATTGGAAACCCTACAGCGTATACATAACGAAGCCCTGCACGTACATTTTTACAACCTCTGGTGTAACAGCTGCGTGGCCGAAATGATCCGGATATTGTATGTGAATTACGAACAGTTTAAAGCCGTTAGAAATGTGCAACAAGCGAAGCCTGAGCAAACGGGAAGCGATAAACGCAATAGTCGTAATAAGAACGCATAAGGGCAGGAAGGCAAACCGCAAAAGGAGAGAAAGTAGGTTTTATTTCTGTGAAGAGTGTGAAACCTTTCATTTAACCAGCAGCAAAGAAAGAATGTATGGCAAAGACAACAAAAGCAGCAAAGAAGCCCACCACCCGTAAAAAGACGGCAACAGTAAAGAAGGCGGGCCGACCTTTGGCTATCGAGACACCCGAGGCACTTACTGATAACTGGGAGAGGTTTAAAGAGCACTGCGACAAAAAACACTTTGAATATGTTGCATCAGCTGGGAAGAAGATCGCCCTGCCCAAACGTCTCGTCTATACGCTAGAAAGGTTCATGGTATGGCTGCGGATTTCCCGCGAAACCTGGTCCAACTACAAGGAGCGCCCTCCATATCTTGACGCTATAAAAAGAATAGAGGAAGAGGTGTTTGCCCGTAAAAAGGAGGCAATGATCAACGCAGAAGGCAGTACTGCCGGGCTGATCTTCGACATGAAGGCTAACTACGGCATCAACGAAAAGACCGTCATACAGCATGAGGGCGGTTTTGATATCACGATGGACCTGGGCGGACCTGGTAGTGAATCTAAATAGGCTGAGTGGGCAAGACGCATATAAGATATACCCGGCCATTTCTCTACAACTACCAGCGGAAGATACTGGACGACCCTGCGAGATTTACAGTCACAGAAGCGTCCACCA
Protein-coding regions in this window:
- a CDS encoding terminase small subunit encodes the protein MAKTTKAAKKPTTRKKTATVKKAGRPLAIETPEALTDNWERFKEHCDKKHFEYVASAGKKIALPKRLVYTLERFMVWLRISRETWSNYKERPPYLDAIKRIEEEVFARKKEAMINAEGSTAGLIFDMKANYGINEKTVIQHEGGFDITMDLGGPGSESK